A genomic stretch from Primulina huaijiensis isolate GDHJ02 chromosome 14, ASM1229523v2, whole genome shotgun sequence includes:
- the LOC140957979 gene encoding uncharacterized protein has translation MHQFVQFCQQNQPQPHDQAQEHHIEANDRAFERFLRFKLPKIEGKPDACQAESWLSKINKIFSILNYSEDQKVNFSTYLFEEASHNWWRMVEHKWTKNHNPKMWDNFLQEFEGKYITQVILNTREREFMDLVQGDMTIAQYEAEFHRLIHYAKHYMEDEVRKKKKFVHGLNLDIRWATLSTEVASYVSAVNQALRVKEDIKALLKKEEEEKKIRKPNLF, from the coding sequence atgcaTCAATTTGTGCAGTTTTGTCAGCAAAATCAACCACAACCTCATGATCAAGCTCAAGAACATCACATTGAGGCAAATGATCgagcttttgagagatttttgagattcaaACTGCCAAAGATTGAAGGAAAACCAGATGCTTGTCAAGCAGAATCTTGGCTaagcaaaatcaacaaaatattctctaTTCTTAATTATTCTGAAGACCAAAAGGTGAATTTTTCCACTTACTTATTTGAAGAAGCATCTCATAACTGGTGGCGTATGGTGGAACATAAGTGGACAAAAAATCACAACCCAAAAATGTGGGACAATTTTCTGCAAGAATTCGAAGGTAAATATATAACTCAAGTTATATTAAATACCCGAGAACGTGAATTTATGGATTTAGTCCAAGGTGACATGACCATAGCTCAATATGAGGCAGAATTCCACCGTCTTATACATTATGCAAAACATTACATGGAAGATGAggtaagaaaaaagaaaaaatttgttcACGGATTAAATCTAGATATTCGTTGGGCAACATTGTCCACAGAAGTTGCCAGTTATGTTTCTGCTGTTAATCAAGCTCTacgagtgaaagaagatatcaAGGCACTTCTtaaaaaagaggaagaagaaaagaaaatcaggaAGCCCAACCTTTTTTAG